One Serinicoccus chungangensis genomic window carries:
- the xylA gene encoding xylose isomerase, which yields MPAPSHPVPFTFGLWTVGWSAQDPFGDATRDPVDPVESVHRLAGLGASGVTFHDDDLVPFGASAADRDAVISRFRQALDETGMGVPMVTTNTFTHPVFKDGALTSNDRQVRRLALRKVLRQVELGAELGARTLVMWGGREGTEYDGAKDHHAALARYVEGVDCVAAHIKEQGYDMRIALEPKPNEPRADILLPTVGHALAFIAMLEHGDIVGVNPEVGHEQMAGLNFTAGIAQALWAGKLFHLDLNGQHGPRFDQDLVFGHGDLISAFFTVDLLENGFPGGGPRYDGPRHFDYKPPRTEDMDGVWASAAANMETYTLLAERARAFRADPATAQAMSDSGIGELAQPTLDEGETVASLLDSEDLGREISEQADRLATRGYGHVQLQQLALRHLLGAA from the coding sequence TTGCCTGCACCGTCGCACCCGGTCCCGTTCACCTTCGGCCTGTGGACCGTCGGCTGGTCCGCGCAGGACCCGTTCGGCGACGCCACCCGCGATCCTGTCGACCCGGTGGAGAGCGTGCACCGTCTCGCCGGGCTCGGCGCGTCCGGCGTCACCTTCCACGACGACGACCTGGTCCCGTTCGGAGCGTCAGCCGCCGACCGGGACGCGGTCATCAGCCGCTTCCGGCAGGCGCTGGACGAGACGGGCATGGGCGTCCCCATGGTCACGACCAACACCTTCACCCACCCCGTCTTCAAGGACGGCGCGCTGACCAGCAACGACCGGCAGGTGCGACGGCTGGCGCTGCGCAAGGTGCTGCGGCAGGTCGAGCTCGGGGCCGAGCTGGGCGCCCGCACCCTCGTGATGTGGGGAGGTCGTGAGGGCACCGAGTACGACGGCGCCAAGGACCACCACGCCGCCCTCGCCCGGTACGTCGAGGGCGTCGACTGCGTCGCGGCCCACATCAAGGAGCAGGGCTACGACATGCGCATCGCCCTGGAGCCCAAGCCGAACGAGCCGCGGGCGGACATCCTGCTCCCCACGGTGGGCCATGCGCTCGCCTTCATCGCGATGCTCGAGCACGGCGACATCGTCGGCGTGAACCCCGAGGTGGGGCACGAGCAGATGGCCGGGCTCAACTTCACCGCCGGCATCGCCCAGGCGCTCTGGGCCGGCAAGCTCTTCCACCTCGACCTCAACGGTCAGCACGGGCCGCGCTTCGACCAGGACCTGGTCTTCGGCCACGGGGACCTCATCTCGGCGTTCTTCACCGTCGACCTGCTGGAGAACGGCTTCCCCGGCGGGGGCCCGCGCTACGACGGCCCACGGCACTTCGACTACAAGCCTCCCCGCACCGAGGACATGGACGGCGTCTGGGCCTCGGCCGCCGCCAACATGGAGACCTACACCCTCCTGGCGGAGCGCGCGAGGGCCTTCCGCGCCGACCCCGCCACCGCGCAGGCCATGAGCGACTCCGGGATCGGCGAGCTCGCGCAGCCCACCCTCGACGAGGGCGAGACGGTGGCGAGCCTGCTGGACAGCGAGGACCTCGGACGCGAGATCAGCGAGCAGGCCGACCGGCTGGCGACGCGCGGCTACGGTCACGTCCAGCTGCAGCAGCTGGCGCTGCGCCACCTGCTCGGCGCGGCCTGA